A genomic region of Luteolibacter sp. Y139 contains the following coding sequences:
- a CDS encoding DUF4190 domain-containing protein: MYQAPPPRQIVPITRMPKTSALGVAGLVLGLLGICAGITSLPAVICGHLSLRAIRRSGGELGGQGMAITGLVFGYLGLAGLTLFLVFAGMGAKKAAKDAAVAGTPYPLSSVAIPSFPALPAMTALGDSGVKVGQLRLQSGSGPGESMELRIYLPAGNPAAGSLRCVLVAPAGTTLLSGTDVGPLDAGAYHDECLPYAEAGMAVVMYSLDGNLDRDDSDDREKSKAAYERFRGAQAGLVNARNALEFVLARMPQVDRGKIFAAGHSSAATLSLLFGEHESRLAGCAAYAPATDVEARLKEVTDNPFSNLAFPEIKAFLKRSSPKTHADKLTIPALVFHAADDKNVPVADSRDFVANLKAKGADITFREVPEGGHYDAMIVEGIPAGIEWMKRR, encoded by the coding sequence ATGTATCAAGCACCACCACCGCGTCAGATCGTGCCGATCACCCGCATGCCGAAGACCTCGGCGCTTGGCGTGGCCGGACTGGTGCTTGGGTTGTTGGGGATCTGTGCCGGCATTACCTCCTTGCCTGCGGTGATCTGTGGTCATCTTTCCTTGCGCGCGATCCGTCGTTCGGGCGGGGAGTTGGGTGGCCAAGGAATGGCGATCACGGGACTGGTGTTTGGTTATCTTGGTCTCGCGGGTCTCACGTTGTTCCTCGTGTTCGCAGGCATGGGCGCGAAGAAGGCGGCGAAGGATGCAGCAGTCGCGGGCACGCCTTACCCGCTGTCCTCGGTGGCGATTCCCAGTTTTCCCGCACTACCGGCGATGACTGCGCTGGGCGATAGCGGGGTGAAGGTCGGCCAGCTTCGCCTGCAATCCGGCTCCGGTCCCGGCGAGTCGATGGAGCTGCGCATTTACCTGCCTGCCGGAAACCCCGCTGCGGGCTCGCTGCGCTGTGTGCTCGTGGCCCCGGCTGGCACCACCTTGCTTTCCGGGACGGATGTTGGTCCGTTGGATGCGGGGGCTTATCACGATGAATGCCTGCCGTATGCCGAGGCAGGCATGGCGGTGGTGATGTATTCCCTGGATGGAAATTTGGACCGCGACGATTCGGACGACCGGGAGAAATCCAAGGCGGCCTACGAGCGCTTCCGCGGTGCCCAGGCAGGGCTCGTGAATGCACGCAATGCCCTCGAATTCGTCCTGGCACGCATGCCTCAGGTCGATCGCGGAAAGATCTTTGCCGCGGGGCATAGCTCGGCGGCCACGCTGTCGCTGCTCTTTGGCGAGCATGAGTCCCGCCTCGCCGGATGTGCGGCCTATGCGCCTGCGACGGACGTGGAGGCGCGCCTGAAGGAAGTCACCGACAATCCCTTCAGCAATCTGGCGTTCCCCGAAATCAAGGCCTTCCTGAAGCGCAGCTCACCGAAGACGCATGCCGACAAGCTCACGATCCCGGCTTTAGTGTTTCACGCGGCGGACGACAAGAACGTGCCCGTTGCCGATTCGCGTGATTTCGTGGCGAATCTCAAGGCGAAGGGCGCCGATATCACGTTCCGCGAAGTTCCTGAAGGCGGCCACTACGATGCCATGATCGTCGAGGGCATTCCCGCAGGAATCGAGTGGATGAAGCGCCGCTGA
- a CDS encoding B12-binding domain-containing radical SAM protein: MNIGYVAMSGLRLVDLELLQLGLSFPAVARRAREIEALPSLGLLTLAGMSPPHIGAEYLEVRDISEVPDRFDAIALSTLSATSKEAYAMAAKFREKGIPVILGGLHATLAPDEAAKHVDSVVIGEGEVVWPEVLRDLERGELKPMYDARRSGPFDFRHAPMPRFDLLSPDRYPRFTVQTQRGCPYACEFCAASMRLSPTFRTKPVEKIIAEVKRLKELFGRPFVEFADDNTFADKRHGRALMQALGKESLRWFTETDVSVADDEDLLKMMRDAGCHQVLIGFESPRFDSLNGVEKKSNWKARRTDRYLRAVETIQRHGITVNGCFILGLDGDGTDSFEHVFRFVEESGLYDVQVTYLTPFPGTPLWKRLSEEGRLLSEEATERCTLFDINFRPTDMSVEELKNGFRDLTRRLYAPEFVEQRNQRFRGHLRAKVRNR, from the coding sequence ATGAATATCGGCTACGTCGCGATGAGCGGGCTGCGGCTCGTCGATCTTGAGCTGCTCCAGCTCGGCTTGTCGTTCCCTGCGGTGGCGCGGCGGGCGCGGGAGATCGAGGCATTGCCATCGCTCGGGTTGCTGACCTTGGCGGGAATGTCGCCGCCTCACATCGGGGCCGAGTATCTGGAAGTGCGGGATATCTCGGAGGTGCCGGATCGTTTCGATGCGATCGCACTTTCCACGCTGAGTGCGACTTCGAAGGAAGCCTATGCGATGGCGGCAAAGTTCCGCGAGAAAGGGATTCCGGTGATCCTTGGAGGCCTGCACGCGACGCTCGCGCCGGACGAAGCCGCGAAGCATGTTGACTCGGTGGTCATCGGTGAGGGCGAGGTTGTGTGGCCGGAAGTCCTGCGGGATCTGGAGCGTGGCGAATTGAAGCCGATGTACGATGCCCGTCGTAGCGGGCCCTTTGATTTCCGGCATGCGCCGATGCCTCGCTTCGATCTGTTGTCGCCGGACCGCTACCCACGCTTCACGGTTCAAACGCAGCGCGGGTGTCCGTATGCCTGCGAGTTCTGCGCGGCTTCCATGCGCCTTTCACCGACCTTCCGCACCAAGCCGGTTGAGAAGATCATCGCCGAGGTGAAGCGGCTGAAGGAGCTGTTCGGCCGGCCTTTCGTCGAATTCGCCGATGACAATACCTTCGCCGACAAGCGCCATGGCCGCGCCCTGATGCAAGCGCTCGGGAAAGAGAGCCTGCGCTGGTTCACCGAGACCGATGTGTCCGTCGCTGATGACGAGGACTTGCTGAAGATGATGCGCGACGCGGGTTGCCATCAGGTGCTCATCGGATTCGAAAGCCCGCGCTTCGATTCACTCAATGGCGTGGAGAAGAAATCCAACTGGAAAGCCCGCCGCACCGATCGCTATCTGCGTGCCGTGGAGACCATCCAGCGCCATGGTATCACGGTGAACGGCTGCTTTATTCTTGGCCTCGACGGCGACGGGACAGACAGCTTCGAACACGTCTTTCGCTTCGTGGAGGAAAGCGGGCTCTACGATGTGCAAGTCACCTACCTCACGCCCTTTCCCGGCACTCCGCTGTGGAAGCGGCTGTCGGAAGAAGGCCGGCTACTCTCGGAAGAAGCGACCGAACGCTGCACTCTCTTCGACATCAATTTCCGGCCGACGGACATGAGTGTGGAGGAGCTGAAGAACGGCTTCCGCGATCTCACACGCCGTCTCTATGCACCGGAATTCGTGGAGCAGCGGAACCAGCGCTTCCGCGGGCACCTGCGGGCGAAGGTGCGGAACCGGTGA